In Methanosphaera sp. ISO3-F5, a genomic segment contains:
- a CDS encoding glycosyltransferase family protein has translation MKILITTCGVGIGHASRDIALAQYLEQNQHQIEFASYGSGLNYLKKYKYKTHNLPPMNFEGKEGEINIEESIKQSKDIPFTFIKSMYKESRIIKKSKPDIIISDSHYSMPITAKFLNIPCYIITNDLTFGFSKSTELKSIKYFEKGIRKFIIEITKGCQKILIPDIPGNIQIPEELQNKTSHIGPLLHNNYKQIDTKENLRKKHKFTNNEKIIVVTIGGSEFGKILIKNICTISEQIKADKIIIFTGLEVKSESFHNFNKEKLIIKDFTHNLVEWMKLST, from the coding sequence ATGAAAATACTAATAACAACATGCGGAGTAGGAATAGGACACGCATCCAGAGACATAGCACTAGCACAATACCTGGAACAAAACCAACACCAAATAGAATTCGCAAGCTATGGATCAGGACTAAACTACCTAAAAAAATACAAATACAAAACACACAACCTACCCCCAATGAACTTTGAAGGAAAAGAAGGAGAAATAAACATCGAAGAATCAATAAAACAATCCAAAGACATACCATTCACATTCATAAAAAGCATGTACAAAGAATCAAGAATCATAAAAAAATCAAAACCAGACATAATAATATCAGACTCACACTACTCCATGCCAATAACAGCAAAATTCCTAAACATACCATGCTACATAATAACAAACGACCTAACATTCGGATTCTCAAAAAGCACAGAACTAAAAAGCATAAAATACTTCGAAAAAGGAATAAGAAAATTCATAATAGAAATAACAAAAGGATGCCAAAAAATACTCATACCAGACATACCAGGAAACATACAAATACCCGAAGAACTACAAAACAAAACATCACACATCGGACCACTACTACACAACAACTACAAACAAATAGACACAAAAGAAAACCTAAGAAAAAAACACAAATTCACAAACAACGAAAAAATAATAGTAGTAACCATAGGAGGAAGTGAATTCGGAAAAATCCTAATAAAAAACATCTGCACAATATCAGAACAAATAAAAGCAGATAAAATAATAATATTCACAGGACTAGAAGTAAAATCAGAATCATTCCACAACTTCAACAAAGAAAAACTAATAATCAAAGACTTCACACACAACCTAGTAGAATGGATGAAACTATCGACCTAA
- a CDS encoding glycosyltransferase, translating into MDETIDLTITLAGHTTSMELISIQKPNIMIPITNHIEQERNAKRMKQCGITITTEINNPPELLKQINKTLDNIENIKINREYYNTFIEYDGRKNAHNIITNFNQIKQI; encoded by the coding sequence ATGGATGAAACTATCGACCTAACAATAACACTCGCAGGACACACAACAAGCATGGAACTAATATCAATACAAAAACCAAACATAATGATACCAATAACAAACCACATAGAACAAGAAAGAAACGCAAAACGAATGAAACAATGCGGAATAACAATAACAACAGAAATAAACAATCCACCAGAACTACTAAAACAAATAAACAAAACACTAGACAACATAGAAAACATAAAAATAAACAGAGAATACTACAATACATTCATAGAATATGATGGACGAAAGAATGCACATAACATAATAACAAATTTTAATCAAATAAAACAAATATAA
- a CDS encoding metal-dependent hydrolase: MKIEYLGHSAFEITTEEGMKILIDPFISANPSCTKPVELFKPDIILVTHGHMDHFGDTLEIANNTGATVISTHEIATFIQKQGLNAIGMNIGGSISVNNLINITMTDARHSSGLDFLENMEEGGVSTGFVITLENGKKIYHAGDTGLFGDMKMVIGDIYQPDIALLPIGDKFTMGIEDAAIAASWLQSRIVIPMHYDTFEEIEQDTNLFAKYVEEASLGTITVVLQPGENYQEE, translated from the coding sequence GTGAAAATAGAATACTTGGGACATTCAGCATTTGAAATAACAACAGAAGAAGGAATGAAAATATTAATAGACCCATTCATAAGTGCAAACCCATCATGCACAAAACCAGTCGAATTATTTAAACCAGACATAATACTAGTAACACACGGACACATGGACCACTTCGGAGACACACTAGAAATAGCAAACAATACAGGAGCAACAGTAATATCAACACATGAAATAGCAACATTCATACAAAAACAAGGACTAAACGCCATAGGCATGAACATTGGAGGATCAATATCAGTAAACAACCTAATAAACATAACAATGACAGATGCAAGGCACTCATCCGGCCTAGACTTCCTAGAAAACATGGAAGAAGGAGGAGTATCCACAGGATTTGTAATAACCCTAGAAAACGGCAAAAAAATATACCATGCAGGAGACACAGGGCTCTTCGGAGACATGAAAATGGTCATAGGAGACATATACCAACCAGATATAGCACTATTGCCAATAGGTGACAAATTCACAATGGGAATCGAAGACGCAGCAATAGCAGCATCATGGCTACAATCCAGAATAGTAATACCAATGCACTATGATACATTCGAAGAAATAGAACAAGACACAAACCTCTTTGCAAAATATGTGGAAGAAGCAAGTCTTGGAACAATCACAGTAGTACTTCAACCAGGAGAAAACTACCAAGAAGAATAA
- the rqcH gene encoding ribosome rescue protein RqcH: MKSMSNVDVYRIVKELNDELIGARIDKSYQPTYDTIRIKLRKAGEGRKDLVMQAGVRIHLTDYPQPNPTIPPNFPMLLRKHLAGGSITSVKQHNFDRIIEITVQKNVEYTLVVELFSKGNVILLDENKNIISPLKHRKWQDRKVTSHEEYKYPPEKGININNTNPSEIRSVLESSDADITRTIATNGLGGLYAEEVIGYTNIDKSTPAGEISDDEVYELDEAIKKLFYRVENEPNPQIILDKEDNSKNKDLVPINLNNYEGFESKTFETFNKAADDFYSKKIVNEIKNQEEDAWSKRIGKFEKRLHMQEESLKGFYKTIDDTQHKGDTIYAHYNEIQQILDVISNARLKYSWKEISSIIKKSKKEGNIPELSMIESVDKMGVLTLKLDDVVVQVDSNIGIPESTEKYYNKGKKAKRKISGVKEAIENTKKEIKRLQDKKEVAIAELKEKQKPKVKRELKWYEKLRWFISRDGFLVIGGRDANSNEQVVKKYSKNNDIYLHCDIHGAPSTIVQNDGDEVIPESTLYDAACFASSYSSAWSEGFSSYDSYWVNLDQVSKTPQSGEFLKKGAFVIRGRKNFIRNVPVLIAIGIVDYDGDKRVMAGPVQCVERLTDNFVIVKPGFTKKERISKEILSKIDSEKMFGVDDIVRSLPSGKCDLLDVREYKQKYGKIL, from the coding sequence ATTAAATCAATGTCTAATGTAGATGTTTACAGAATTGTGAAGGAATTGAATGATGAACTTATTGGTGCCCGTATTGATAAGTCATATCAGCCTACATATGATACTATTAGAATTAAATTAAGAAAGGCTGGTGAGGGACGTAAGGATTTGGTTATGCAGGCAGGTGTTCGTATTCATTTAACCGATTATCCACAACCTAATCCAACCATTCCACCAAATTTTCCTATGCTTCTTAGAAAACATTTGGCTGGAGGTAGTATTACCAGTGTTAAGCAACATAATTTTGATAGAATCATAGAAATTACTGTTCAGAAGAATGTGGAGTATACTCTTGTCGTGGAATTATTTAGTAAAGGTAATGTTATTCTACTTGATGAGAATAAGAATATTATTTCTCCATTAAAGCATAGGAAATGGCAGGACCGTAAGGTTACTTCTCATGAAGAGTACAAGTATCCTCCAGAGAAGGGCATTAATATTAATAATACTAATCCCTCAGAGATAAGAAGTGTTCTTGAAAGTTCTGATGCTGATATTACTCGTACTATTGCTACAAATGGTCTTGGCGGGTTATATGCTGAAGAAGTTATAGGATATACAAATATTGACAAGTCTACTCCTGCTGGTGAAATAAGTGATGATGAAGTATATGAATTGGATGAAGCTATTAAGAAATTATTTTATAGAGTAGAGAATGAACCTAATCCTCAGATAATACTTGATAAGGAGGATAATTCTAAAAATAAGGATTTGGTTCCTATTAACTTAAATAATTATGAAGGTTTTGAAAGTAAAACTTTTGAAACATTTAATAAAGCTGCTGATGATTTTTATAGTAAAAAAATAGTTAACGAAATTAAAAACCAGGAGGAAGATGCATGGAGTAAACGTATAGGTAAGTTTGAAAAACGTTTACATATGCAGGAAGAATCACTGAAAGGATTTTATAAAACTATTGATGATACACAACATAAGGGAGATACAATTTATGCCCATTATAATGAAATCCAGCAGATACTTGATGTTATAAGTAATGCTCGGCTTAAATATTCCTGGAAGGAAATTTCATCGATTATTAAGAAATCTAAGAAGGAAGGTAATATTCCTGAGCTTAGTATGATTGAATCTGTTGATAAGATGGGTGTTCTTACATTGAAATTGGATGATGTTGTTGTTCAGGTTGATAGTAATATTGGTATTCCTGAGAGTACTGAAAAATATTATAATAAGGGTAAGAAGGCTAAACGAAAGATTAGTGGTGTGAAGGAAGCTATTGAAAATACTAAGAAAGAGATTAAACGTTTACAGGATAAGAAGGAAGTTGCTATCGCGGAGCTTAAAGAGAAGCAGAAGCCTAAGGTTAAACGTGAACTTAAATGGTATGAGAAACTCAGATGGTTTATTAGTCGTGACGGTTTTCTTGTCATTGGTGGTCGTGATGCAAATAGTAATGAACAGGTTGTGAAGAAATACTCTAAGAATAATGATATTTATTTACATTGTGATATTCATGGTGCTCCTTCCACTATTGTCCAGAATGATGGTGATGAAGTAATTCCTGAAAGTACTCTTTATGATGCTGCTTGTTTTGCTAGTAGTTATAGTAGTGCTTGGAGTGAGGGTTTTAGTAGTTATGATAGTTATTGGGTTAATTTGGATCAGGTTTCTAAGACTCCTCAGTCTGGTGAGTTCTTGAAGAAGGGTGCTTTTGTTATTCGTGGTCGTAAGAATTTTATTCGTAATGTTCCTGTATTGATTGCTATTGGCATAGTTGATTATGATGGTGATAAACGTGTTATGGCTGGTCCTGTTCAGTGTGTTGAACGTTTAACTGATAATTTTGTTATTGTCAAGCCAGGTTTTACTAAAAAAGAGCGTATAAGTAAGGAAATTTTGAGTAAGATTGATTCAGAAAAAATGTTTGGTGTTGATGATATCGTACGTAGTTTACCTAGCGGTAAATGTGATTTACTTGATGTACGTGAGTATAAACAAAAATATGGAAAGATTTTATAA
- a CDS encoding DUF1919 domain-containing protein has product MGSNVVLIGKIADYQSNFNLINMQIQKGILNILGWVLEESNYETIDDIPVYSSYSEIKDLDFDYFILLTENKEYYNSISVENNFKQKIIPIRVFNLPFFDFEKYQKLLENPPSIISRHCWGGIVYHSLGLQFRSPFVNLFLHETDFNKLAKNFSYYMNKELEYIQEGFDPILKTNYPIVRLGDLTLYFNHYSTFEEAKTKWDERKKRINYDNLFFETTTELKSVALQFKSLDLERKICFCVDDIEGKGMINCVDTIPEFRRGKLGMFVNGTATGEIPYFDLIDLLLNYNYTSRIKVPQRSDKERAYSYYKTTNLYELEYTRFFGLDEQVPWELNDNIQLSNFIENLGINHPKIYYKLDNISDLKKIENNLPTKFFLKSSYKTSSNMMLLKKFDDNHFVDEFSSKKYTIDEIINENINKFNSVKEINPYFVVEEYIGNFLPNLKVPLEYKIFCFNGIPKIILQTNKNNQTYSFSLFDGTFIPLHEGRDWFIDKTLAEVGIPIIPPNAYKILAQSIKISQSIGDKLVIIDWFDNAEEPVFKGLTFASKELFTGMFSLSREIILNLNTSLDKQYPMAYIEKGYRVDETKLYNCLSQELNFYTQEYNDLLNSWAEGNMESLEKISSYFKKVASSESDEIKKRLYQHLEIAWLETLLLYDELLTENLCRQIRAGWGFVFLKTIYHNQRINEANEILYHNAKESDWYKIRWAQFILDLSDNEAEISQAKEYVNTYSEKGMDYALSVKEKYAL; this is encoded by the coding sequence ATGGGATCAAATGTAGTATTAATCGGAAAAATAGCAGATTACCAATCTAATTTTAATTTAATCAATATGCAAATTCAAAAAGGAATATTAAACATTCTAGGATGGGTATTAGAAGAATCAAATTATGAAACAATAGATGATATTCCAGTTTACTCCTCATATTCAGAGATTAAAGATTTGGACTTTGATTATTTTATCTTATTAACCGAAAATAAGGAATATTATAATAGTATATCAGTCGAAAATAATTTTAAACAAAAAATTATACCAATAAGAGTATTTAATTTACCATTTTTTGATTTTGAAAAGTATCAAAAATTACTTGAAAATCCTCCATCAATTATAAGCAGACATTGTTGGGGTGGAATTGTTTATCATAGTTTAGGATTACAATTCAGGTCACCATTCGTGAATTTATTTTTACACGAGACCGATTTTAATAAATTAGCTAAAAATTTTTCTTATTACATGAACAAAGAACTGGAATATATTCAGGAAGGTTTTGATCCAATTCTTAAAACAAATTATCCAATAGTACGACTTGGAGACTTAACATTATACTTTAATCATTATTCTACATTTGAAGAAGCCAAGACTAAATGGGATGAACGAAAAAAGAGAATAAATTATGATAATTTGTTCTTTGAAACAACAACTGAACTAAAAAGTGTAGCACTACAATTCAAATCATTAGATTTAGAACGAAAAATTTGTTTCTGTGTTGATGATATTGAAGGAAAAGGAATGATAAACTGTGTAGACACAATTCCCGAATTTAGAAGAGGAAAATTAGGCATGTTTGTTAATGGAACAGCAACTGGCGAAATACCTTACTTTGATCTGATAGATTTATTATTAAATTATAATTATACTTCCAGAATTAAAGTTCCACAAAGATCAGATAAAGAAAGAGCATACTCATACTATAAGACAACAAACCTATATGAACTAGAATATACCAGATTCTTTGGTTTAGATGAACAAGTACCATGGGAATTAAATGATAACATACAGCTATCAAATTTTATAGAAAACTTAGGTATTAATCATCCTAAAATATACTATAAACTAGATAATATATCCGATTTAAAGAAAATAGAAAATAATTTACCAACAAAGTTTTTCCTCAAAAGCTCTTACAAAACATCAAGTAACATGATGCTGCTTAAAAAATTCGATGACAATCATTTTGTTGATGAATTTTCATCAAAAAAATATACAATTGATGAAATAATTAATGAAAATATTAATAAATTCAATTCAGTAAAAGAAATAAATCCTTATTTTGTTGTAGAGGAGTATATAGGTAATTTCCTACCAAATCTTAAGGTTCCTTTAGAATATAAAATATTCTGTTTTAATGGAATTCCAAAGATAATTTTACAAACTAATAAAAACAATCAGACATATAGCTTTTCATTATTTGACGGAACTTTTATTCCATTACATGAAGGAAGAGATTGGTTTATTGATAAAACTTTAGCAGAAGTGGGAATTCCAATCATACCACCAAATGCATATAAAATATTAGCTCAATCAATTAAAATATCCCAATCAATAGGTGACAAACTAGTTATAATTGACTGGTTTGATAATGCTGAAGAACCAGTATTTAAAGGATTAACTTTTGCGAGTAAGGAATTATTCACTGGAATGTTTTCATTATCAAGGGAAATAATATTAAATCTAAATACTTCCCTGGATAAACAATATCCTATGGCTTATATTGAGAAAGGATACAGAGTTGATGAAACTAAATTATATAATTGTCTCAGTCAAGAATTAAATTTCTATACTCAAGAATATAATGATTTACTAAATAGTTGGGCAGAGGGTAATATGGAATCATTAGAAAAAATAAGTTCCTACTTTAAAAAAGTAGCTTCTTCAGAAAGTGATGAGATTAAAAAAAGACTTTATCAACATTTAGAAATTGCATGGCTAGAAACTTTATTATTATATGATGAATTGTTAACAGAAAACCTATGTCGACAAATAAGGGCAGGATGGGGCTTCGTATTTTTAAAAACAATATATCATAATCAAAGAATAAATGAAGCAAATGAAATATTATATCATAACGCAAAAGAAAGTGATTGGTATAAAATTAGGTGGGCACAATTCATATTAGATTTAAGTGATAATGAAGCAGAAATAAGTCAAGCAAAAGAATATGTGAATACTTATTCAGAAAAAGGAATGGATTATGCATTAAGTGTGAAAGAAAAATATGCTTTATGA
- a CDS encoding glycosyltransferase, with translation MEEIIYDFIKNIDIDNILFIKDTSINENIFLNNAFNDKKGVTLSVNENDFIQNFKKSFSKNSYDLIIDNTDFSSENYLKIIKKETDEIPLLIIKSDKKINEDLNEYNLTTISLSENYDLIYLFDNLDKKLNNSYKFNPMLNNILNQIYLNEYNKNKNLKNKISSTIYPLSLLIHSKQIGGIKNLPLNIKSYKQLDESNFLNIGYYLRTYKIKNCNNVYLHYLYNCLNKNQKPNEEFNYHRYIEANPDLNNISINPALHYLLYGRKEERDINLHIRGTVQETVLDNVLRGWIAEIGNNYPIDAKLKIDNKIYPLNANIYREDLEKKHINHGEHGFEFIIPEEYKDNNDHKIELIYFDTFKIDEITYNSKKNDRSSKKPVKGAFQSSIKDTLIKGWVAEIGNNEPVPAKIKIENKSYPIIADIYREDLKLKHINQGKHGFEFSIPDDFIDGKEHKIQLIAENKVISEISHSFVKYDFENNIERFFSHSMTSPEMILPLNEPRKKILAVMNNIAKYLCGNVNDNPLVTVIMPVYNREDLIENAITSVLTQSYKNLELIIINDNSTDNTLDKINSFDDNRIKLINNPENYGVSKSRNIGLKESRGKYIMYLDSDNNWEKDYVKTMIGAFNVLEDADALYSGQYVYEKEKNNLKYIRYGTINKGLLMNRNYVDLNSFCHTREIYEENGGFDEGLKRFVDWDLILKYMTYGKIYSIPVILSNYYFNIAENSISNDVKLLNQSEIVIENQKKRLESKKYDFNMKHGVSVIIPSYESLKDLKECLNSLFELKASWLEIIVIDNNSSEDVIKYLIDLKDKHKIKLILNNENLGFTYAVNQGIEISDIRNDILLLNNDAVVTKNAIPLLQKAAYELKDCGITVPQQVLPANTKTINVHVPFAQKNIECDVNLSNHHKNIINVPLFHNGEYTEISFAAFFCVYIKRDTYNKSLGLDAELGRHFRSDMIYCNYIRSILNQKIYHVSEARVYHKLQQATSTLRKKSEKEHNLLYVQNRWSPEEQKKYGFKTAKWDVD, from the coding sequence GTGGAAGAGATAATTTATGATTTTATAAAAAATATTGATATTGATAATATTTTATTCATTAAGGACACAAGTATAAATGAAAACATATTTTTAAATAATGCATTTAATGATAAAAAAGGCGTAACCCTTTCTGTTAATGAAAATGATTTCATACAAAACTTTAAAAAAAGTTTTTCAAAAAACAGTTATGATCTAATTATTGATAACACTGATTTTTCATCAGAAAACTATCTTAAAATAATTAAGAAAGAAACTGATGAAATTCCATTATTAATTATTAAATCAGATAAGAAAATTAATGAAGACTTAAACGAATACAACTTAACAACAATATCTCTTTCAGAAAATTATGATCTCATATACTTATTTGATAATCTGGATAAGAAATTAAATAACAGTTATAAATTTAATCCAATGTTAAACAACATTTTAAATCAAATATATTTAAACGAATATAATAAAAATAAAAATTTAAAAAATAAAATATCATCCACCATATACCCTTTAAGTTTATTAATTCATTCAAAACAGATAGGTGGAATTAAAAACCTGCCACTTAATATTAAATCATACAAGCAATTAGATGAAAGTAACTTTTTAAATATTGGATATTACCTTCGAACATACAAGATTAAAAATTGTAATAACGTGTATTTACATTACTTGTATAACTGTCTTAATAAAAATCAAAAACCTAATGAAGAATTTAATTATCATAGATATATCGAAGCAAATCCAGACTTGAATAATATAAGTATCAATCCAGCATTACATTACTTATTGTACGGAAGAAAAGAAGAACGAGACATAAATTTACATATCAGAGGAACAGTACAAGAAACAGTACTGGATAATGTTCTGAGAGGTTGGATAGCTGAAATTGGAAACAATTACCCAATAGATGCTAAACTTAAAATTGATAATAAAATATATCCCCTAAACGCTAACATTTACCGGGAAGATTTAGAAAAAAAACATATAAATCACGGCGAACACGGATTTGAATTTATTATCCCAGAAGAATACAAAGACAACAATGACCACAAAATTGAATTAATATACTTTGATACTTTCAAAATTGATGAAATTACCTACAATTCCAAGAAAAATGATCGTAGCTCCAAAAAACCAGTGAAAGGAGCTTTTCAGAGCAGCATAAAGGATACTTTGATTAAAGGATGGGTGGCAGAAATTGGAAATAATGAACCAGTACCTGCAAAAATAAAGATTGAAAACAAATCCTATCCAATAATAGCCGACATATACAGGGAAGACCTTAAACTAAAACATATAAATCAAGGAAAACATGGCTTTGAATTCAGCATTCCCGATGACTTTATTGACGGAAAAGAACATAAAATACAATTAATAGCAGAAAACAAAGTAATTAGCGAGATAAGTCATTCATTTGTCAAGTATGACTTTGAAAATAATATAGAAAGATTCTTTTCCCATAGTATGACATCACCAGAAATGATTTTACCATTAAATGAACCTAGAAAGAAAATACTTGCCGTAATGAATAATATTGCCAAATATTTATGTGGAAATGTAAATGATAACCCCCTAGTTACTGTGATAATGCCAGTCTATAATAGGGAAGATTTAATAGAAAATGCAATTACATCTGTTTTAACTCAAAGTTATAAGAATTTAGAGTTAATAATCATTAATGATAATAGTACGGACAACACTCTTGACAAGATAAATAGTTTTGATGACAATCGTATAAAATTAATAAATAATCCAGAAAATTATGGAGTTTCCAAGTCCAGAAACATTGGTTTAAAAGAATCCAGAGGAAAATACATAATGTACTTGGACTCAGATAACAATTGGGAAAAAGATTATGTTAAAACTATGATTGGAGCATTCAATGTACTTGAAGATGCTGATGCATTATATTCAGGACAATACGTGTATGAAAAAGAAAAGAACAACCTTAAATATATACGATATGGTACCATAAACAAAGGGTTATTAATGAACAGGAACTATGTTGACTTAAATAGTTTTTGTCATACCCGTGAGATATATGAAGAAAATGGCGGTTTTGATGAAGGTTTAAAACGTTTTGTAGATTGGGATTTAATATTAAAATATATGACCTACGGGAAAATATATTCAATACCAGTCATATTATCTAACTATTATTTTAATATTGCAGAAAATTCCATATCAAATGATGTTAAATTATTAAACCAATCCGAAATAGTGATTGAAAATCAAAAAAAGAGATTAGAGTCCAAAAAATATGATTTTAACATGAAACATGGCGTGAGTGTAATCATTCCAAGTTATGAATCTTTAAAAGATTTAAAAGAATGTTTGAACTCACTATTTGAATTAAAAGCTTCTTGGCTCGAAATTATTGTTATAGATAATAATTCTAGTGAAGATGTAATAAAATATCTGATTGATTTAAAAGATAAACATAAAATTAAATTAATATTAAACAATGAAAATCTTGGATTTACTTATGCAGTTAATCAAGGAATTGAAATTTCAGATATAAGAAATGATATTCTTTTACTAAATAATGATGCTGTTGTAACTAAAAATGCAATACCATTACTACAAAAAGCAGCTTATGAATTAAAAGATTGTGGAATAACTGTTCCACAACAAGTATTGCCTGCAAATACTAAAACAATTAATGTTCATGTACCATTTGCTCAAAAAAATATTGAATGTGATGTGAATTTATCAAACCATCATAAGAATATTATTAATGTTCCATTATTCCATAATGGTGAATATACTGAAATTAGTTTCGCAGCATTTTTCTGCGTATACATTAAACGTGACACATACAATAAATCATTAGGATTAGATGCTGAACTAGGAAGACATTTCAGATCAGATATGATATATTGCAATTATATTCGTAGCATTCTTAATCAGAAGATATATCATGTATCTGAGGCAAGAGTGTATCATAAATTACAACAAGCAACCAGTACGCTTAGAAAAAAATCTGAGAAGGAACATAATCTTTTATATGTTCAAAACAGATGGTCGCCAGAAGAACAGAAGAAGTATGGGTTTAAAACTGCTAAATGGGATGTAGACTAA